Proteins from one Bombus affinis isolate iyBomAffi1 chromosome 1, iyBomAffi1.2, whole genome shotgun sequence genomic window:
- the LOC126918635 gene encoding uncharacterized protein LOC126918635: protein MVRETNKLPKQLIKSREITQKSLKKLWKPVTLPEIKAFIAVLLEMGITKRPTIFSYWTENSRSIPWFSKMFSRNRFQLIYQCFHLVGNKECFPPGHEKYDPCVKFMPIVEYANRLSKLISTHASNDNTIVIKKRNGNERSRIKPCMVDGYNSYMRGVDKSDKMLYVYLDKRRTKVSKKKSMTRLEFTPSIISEIEHEWMQVKKQHMVNDNDRIFGLMKLPGKKLRQCVVCSSKINGIKRLNLICVQCKKGLHPFCLHKHVYFKNNECQDPVKPWL, encoded by the exons ATGGTTCGCGAAACGAATAAATTACCCAAACAATTAATAAAGTCACGTGAAATCACCCAAAAATCTCTAAAGAAACTATGGAAACCAGTTACTTTGCCCGAAATAAAGGCGTTTATAGCAGTTTTATTGGAAATGGGGATAACGAAGCGACcaacaatattttcttattgGACCGAAAATTCAAGGAGCATACCCTGGTTTTCAAAAATGTTTTCGCGAAATAGATTCCAGCTTATTTATCAATGTTTTCACTTAGTCGGTAATAAAGAATGTTTCCCACCAGGCCATGAAAAGTACGACCCATGCGTAAAATTTATGCCAATAGTTGAATACGCGAATAGGCTATCCAAATTAATTTCGACGCATGCTTCAAATGACAATACCATCGTAATTAAAAAACGAAATGGAAACGAAAGAAGTAGAATAAAACCATGCATGGTTGACGGTTATAATAGTTATATGAGGGGAGTTGACAAATCGGACAAAATGTTATACGTCTATCTTGATAAACGCCGCACG AAAGTTAGCAAAAAGAAGTCAATGACTCGATTGGAATTTACACCGAGTATTATATCTGAAATAGAGCATGAATGGATGCAAGTCAAAAAACAACATATGGTAAATGATAATGACAGAATATTTGGCTTAATGAAACTACCAGGCAAAAAATTAAGACAGTGCGTAGTTTGTAGCAGTAAAATTAACGGTATAAAACGATTGAATTTAATTTGTGTGCAGTGCAAAAAAGGGCTTCATCCATTTTGTCTTCATAAACATGTCTATTTTAAAAACAATGAATGTCAGGATCCTGTAAAACCATGGCTATAA